The following proteins are co-located in the Labrys monachus genome:
- a CDS encoding CobW family GTP-binding protein: MLSAAPEKLAVTVLTGFLGSGKTTLLQKALRSPGMADTAVIINEAGEMGLDHLLVEAVEEQAFQMPGGCLCCIRRLDIATTIRRLIEQRDRGEIAMFRRLVIETSGLADPAPILYTLAADPMLGHVLAFQGVVTLVDALAGLGTIERHPEASAQVAVADRILLTKTDVAQPGSALLGRLDGLNAWADRRMLPGGDEPAALLFDGLSSTAARRFAAQPVTEGGPAHTAGIRTLSLVLTRPPTRFDFARALGGLATRRGEDLLRAKGLIAFSDRPDGIAVIHAVQHTIYRPQWLDAWPDADRRSRLVFIVRDIEPDEILACLAAFAPVAWTPVPGDTAKIGSSLTAAA; this comes from the coding sequence ATGCTGTCCGCCGCTCCGGAAAAGCTCGCCGTCACGGTGCTGACCGGCTTCCTCGGCAGCGGCAAGACCACGCTGCTGCAGAAGGCGCTGCGCTCGCCCGGCATGGCGGATACCGCCGTGATCATCAACGAGGCCGGCGAGATGGGGCTCGACCACCTCCTCGTCGAGGCCGTCGAGGAGCAGGCCTTCCAGATGCCGGGCGGCTGCCTGTGCTGCATCCGCCGCCTCGATATCGCCACCACCATTCGCCGCCTGATCGAGCAGCGCGACCGCGGCGAAATCGCGATGTTTCGCCGTCTCGTCATCGAGACCAGCGGCCTCGCCGACCCCGCCCCCATCCTCTACACGCTCGCCGCCGACCCGATGCTCGGCCATGTCCTGGCCTTCCAGGGCGTGGTGACGCTGGTCGACGCGCTCGCCGGGCTCGGTACGATCGAGCGCCATCCGGAAGCGAGCGCGCAGGTGGCGGTCGCCGACCGCATCCTCCTCACCAAGACCGATGTCGCCCAGCCCGGAAGCGCCCTGCTCGGCCGGCTCGACGGCCTCAATGCCTGGGCCGACCGGCGCATGCTGCCGGGCGGCGACGAACCGGCGGCGCTCCTCTTCGACGGGCTGTCATCCACTGCGGCGCGGCGCTTCGCCGCCCAGCCGGTCACCGAGGGCGGGCCGGCGCACACGGCCGGGATCCGCACCCTCTCCCTCGTGCTCACCCGGCCGCCGACGCGTTTCGACTTCGCCCGGGCGCTCGGCGGCCTCGCCACCCGGCGCGGCGAGGACCTGCTGCGGGCCAAGGGCCTGATCGCCTTCTCGGACCGGCCTGACGGGATCGCCGTGATCCATGCCGTGCAGCACACGATCTATCGCCCGCAATGGCTCGACGCCTGGCCGGATGCCGACCGGCGCAGCCGCCTCGTCTTCATCGTCCGCGACATCGAGCCGGACGAGATCCTCGCCTGCCTTGCCGCCTTCGCGCCGGTCGCCTGGACACCCGTCCCCGGCGATACGGCAAAGATCGGATCCAGCCTCACCGCAGCCGCCTGA
- a CDS encoding amidohydrolase family protein has product MFDLVLTNGLAVLPGGAATVDIAVSGQTIAAIGGPGTLAGVGAARIVDATGQIVIPGGIDPHIHCGLTMPGPRGLTVTSDTPEVISKACLFGGTTTMCDFVFWQNGTTLHEAVDARRTLFDAKCFSDYALHLAVESPMSAEILGEIPDLVHAGYPTVKMFTTDITPGRMAHLTHFGEIWEVLKILAREGGLALIHAEDNDLVMHMYEKLIAEDKVGFEYLAEAHTVLSEELSFNRVIALAQNVPGAAMYMVHTSARTGVEAIARSRAKGFPIYGESLHQYMLYTAEDYKRPNGQIYHTYPSLKYPEDQKALWGAMESGALQCVATDEVCCSLDVKLLGNRIDDTTGGNSGVEPRVSLMYTQMVDKRGYSLEHFVELISTNAARIMGLYPRKGVLAVGSDADIVLLDPKLAHKIDGTALHSADYSPWDGWDVSVWPSMTVLRGKVMVEGGQFNGDLSDGAFIPRKIADEIRQGPNV; this is encoded by the coding sequence ATGTTCGATCTCGTCCTCACCAACGGCCTGGCCGTGCTCCCCGGCGGCGCGGCCACCGTCGATATCGCCGTCTCCGGCCAGACCATCGCCGCCATCGGCGGGCCAGGCACCCTGGCGGGCGTCGGCGCAGCGCGCATCGTCGACGCGACCGGCCAGATCGTCATCCCCGGCGGCATCGACCCGCATATCCATTGCGGCCTGACCATGCCCGGCCCCCGCGGCCTGACGGTGACCAGCGACACCCCGGAGGTCATCAGCAAGGCCTGCCTGTTCGGCGGCACCACGACGATGTGCGACTTCGTCTTCTGGCAGAACGGCACCACGCTGCACGAGGCGGTGGATGCGCGCCGCACCCTGTTCGACGCCAAATGCTTCAGCGACTATGCGCTGCATCTGGCGGTGGAGAGCCCGATGTCGGCCGAGATCCTGGGCGAGATTCCCGACCTCGTCCATGCGGGCTACCCGACGGTGAAGATGTTCACCACCGACATCACGCCGGGCCGCATGGCGCATCTGACCCATTTCGGCGAGATCTGGGAGGTGCTGAAGATCCTGGCGCGCGAGGGCGGCCTCGCCCTGATCCATGCCGAGGACAACGACCTCGTCATGCACATGTACGAAAAGCTCATCGCCGAGGACAAGGTCGGCTTCGAATATCTCGCCGAGGCGCATACGGTGCTCTCGGAGGAACTCTCCTTCAACCGCGTGATCGCGCTCGCCCAGAACGTGCCGGGCGCCGCGATGTACATGGTCCATACCAGCGCCCGCACCGGCGTCGAGGCCATCGCCCGCTCGCGCGCCAAGGGCTTCCCGATCTACGGCGAATCCCTGCACCAATACATGCTCTACACGGCCGAGGATTATAAGCGGCCCAACGGCCAGATCTATCACACCTACCCTTCCCTCAAATATCCCGAGGATCAGAAGGCGCTGTGGGGCGCGATGGAATCGGGCGCGCTGCAATGCGTCGCCACCGACGAGGTCTGCTGCTCGCTCGACGTCAAGCTGCTCGGCAACCGCATCGACGACACGACCGGCGGCAATTCCGGCGTCGAGCCGCGCGTCTCGCTGATGTACACCCAGATGGTGGACAAGCGCGGCTATTCGCTGGAGCATTTCGTCGAGCTGATCTCCACCAACGCCGCCAGGATCATGGGCCTCTATCCGCGCAAGGGCGTGCTGGCGGTCGGCTCGGATGCCGACATCGTCCTGCTCGACCCGAAGCTCGCGCACAAGATCGACGGTACGGCGCTGCATTCGGCCGATTACTCGCCCTGGGACGGCTGGGACGTCTCGGTCTGGCCGAGCATGACGGTGCTGCGCGGCAAGGTCATGGTCGAGGGCGGCCAGTTCAACGGCGACCTGTCGGACGGCGCCTTCATCCCGCGCAAGATTGCCGACGAGATCCGGCAGGGCCCGAATGTCTGA
- a CDS encoding amidase, whose amino-acid sequence MSDGTAPSARTADLLHLTMREASQAIRSRRLSPVELVEACLARITAVDDRIGSYILVTAEQARLAAREAEADIAAGRWRGPLHGLPFAVKDNYFSKGVRTCANSRLLIEHVPSFSATALTRLADAGAVLLGKLNTWEYGTSMGPVYDDLPYAPARNPWNPARFTGGSSTGAGAAVPARTAMFALGSDTGGSVRLPAAACGLQGLKPTYGLVSRHGILPNCWAFDTAGPLCWNVWDCAVVLQAIAGFDAMDPISAGTSRDYAAGLEDGVAGLTIGLIADCDCDGVHPDPANLAQLAAAAETLARAGARIVPVALPAPVIRYRNAASVINWAESFAIHERDFRERGGEMGQALRDKMMAGLSVGASDYIAALRERRLLAQANAGLMADLDLLLMPGAFHVAAPAGDFERVAAFTGDTAMTPFSISGHPAMTLCSGFDEDGMPTNIQLVGRWFEEATLLRAAFAYESATPWRERFPTLT is encoded by the coding sequence ATGTCTGACGGCACGGCGCCATCCGCGCGGACCGCGGACCTGCTGCATCTCACCATGCGGGAGGCCTCGCAGGCGATACGCAGCCGCCGCCTGTCGCCGGTCGAGCTGGTGGAGGCCTGTCTCGCCAGGATCACTGCCGTCGATGACCGCATCGGCAGCTATATCCTGGTCACGGCCGAGCAGGCCCGCCTCGCCGCCCGGGAGGCGGAGGCCGACATCGCGGCCGGGCGCTGGCGCGGGCCCCTGCACGGCCTGCCTTTCGCGGTGAAGGACAATTATTTCAGCAAGGGGGTGCGGACCTGCGCCAATTCGCGCCTGCTGATCGAGCATGTGCCCTCGTTCAGCGCCACGGCCCTGACCCGCCTGGCCGATGCGGGCGCCGTGCTGCTCGGCAAGCTCAACACCTGGGAATACGGCACCAGCATGGGACCGGTCTATGACGACCTGCCCTACGCCCCCGCACGCAATCCCTGGAACCCCGCCCGCTTCACCGGAGGATCCTCGACCGGTGCGGGTGCCGCCGTCCCGGCCAGGACGGCGATGTTCGCGCTCGGCAGCGATACCGGCGGATCCGTGCGCCTGCCGGCCGCGGCCTGCGGCCTGCAGGGCCTGAAACCGACCTACGGCCTCGTCAGCCGACACGGCATCCTGCCCAATTGCTGGGCTTTCGACACCGCCGGGCCGTTGTGCTGGAACGTTTGGGACTGTGCGGTGGTGCTGCAGGCCATCGCCGGCTTCGACGCGATGGATCCGATCTCCGCCGGCACGTCCCGCGACTATGCCGCCGGGCTTGAAGACGGCGTGGCCGGCCTGACGATCGGTCTGATCGCCGACTGCGACTGCGACGGCGTCCATCCGGACCCCGCCAATCTCGCCCAGCTCGCCGCCGCCGCGGAGACGCTGGCGCGGGCCGGCGCCAGGATCGTGCCGGTCGCCCTGCCCGCGCCCGTCATCCGCTACCGCAACGCCGCCTCGGTGATCAACTGGGCCGAATCCTTCGCCATCCACGAGCGCGACTTCCGCGAGCGCGGCGGCGAGATGGGGCAGGCCCTGCGCGACAAGATGATGGCGGGCCTGAGCGTCGGCGCGTCCGACTACATCGCGGCGCTGCGGGAAAGACGGCTGCTCGCGCAGGCCAATGCCGGGCTGATGGCGGATCTCGACCTGCTGCTGATGCCCGGCGCCTTTCACGTCGCCGCGCCGGCCGGTGATTTCGAGCGCGTCGCGGCCTTCACCGGCGACACCGCGATGACGCCCTTCAGCATCAGCGGCCACCCGGCGATGACGCTGTGCAGCGGCTTCGACGAAGACGGGATGCCGACCAACATCCAGCTCGTCGGCCGGTGGTTCGAGGAGGCGACGCTGCTGCGGGCCGCCTTCGCCTATGAAAGCGCCACCCCCTGGCGCGAACGCTTTCCGACGCTGACTTGA
- a CDS encoding ABC transporter permease, protein MTNASETAGAKHSASAPRGRAAVAGVNWARFAEAYALLAATIALGALFGLLVPGIFLSWNNISTMLGSQAVLVVLGLALIIPLTAGDFDLSIASNLTLSAMIVAVLNAQLGWPLLAAMAAALAAGVVVGIVNAAFILYFRIPSLIVTLGTSTFIGGIVLWISDSNTISGIDNDLVDWVVVRHLFGIPLAFYYALLLCIAIWYFLGHTTAGRRLLFVGRGREVARLSGIRVERVRFLCLIASGVISSATGILYAGTIGAADPMSGQTFLLPAFAAAFLGATSITPGRFNAWGTLIAVYFLVIGITGLTMLGIQTFVQNLFYGGALVLAVALSQLVRKREPQEFS, encoded by the coding sequence ATGACGAACGCATCCGAAACAGCCGGTGCCAAGCATTCGGCATCCGCCCCGCGCGGCAGAGCCGCTGTCGCTGGGGTGAACTGGGCTCGCTTCGCCGAAGCCTATGCACTTCTCGCCGCCACCATCGCGCTCGGCGCCTTGTTCGGCCTTCTGGTGCCCGGCATCTTCCTGTCGTGGAACAACATCTCCACCATGCTCGGCTCCCAGGCGGTCCTGGTTGTCCTCGGCCTCGCCTTGATCATCCCGCTCACCGCCGGGGATTTCGACCTGTCGATCGCCAGCAACCTGACGCTCTCCGCCATGATCGTGGCGGTGCTCAACGCCCAGCTCGGATGGCCTCTGCTGGCCGCCATGGCGGCGGCCCTCGCAGCCGGCGTGGTCGTCGGCATCGTCAACGCCGCCTTCATCCTCTATTTCCGCATCCCCTCGCTGATCGTCACGCTCGGGACCAGCACCTTCATCGGCGGCATCGTGTTGTGGATCAGCGATTCCAACACGATCAGCGGCATCGACAACGATCTCGTCGACTGGGTGGTGGTGCGCCATCTGTTCGGCATTCCGCTCGCCTTCTATTACGCGCTGCTCCTGTGCATCGCGATCTGGTATTTTCTCGGCCATACGACGGCCGGACGCCGGCTCCTCTTCGTCGGCCGCGGCCGCGAGGTGGCGCGCCTGTCGGGGATCCGGGTGGAGCGCGTGCGCTTCCTGTGCCTGATCGCTTCGGGCGTGATCAGTTCGGCAACGGGCATCCTCTATGCGGGGACGATCGGCGCGGCCGACCCGATGTCCGGGCAGACCTTCCTGCTGCCGGCCTTCGCCGCCGCCTTTCTCGGCGCGACAAGCATCACCCCGGGCCGCTTCAACGCGTGGGGCACGCTGATCGCCGTCTATTTCTTGGTGATCGGCATCACCGGCCTGACCATGCTCGGCATCCAGACCTTCGTGCAGAACCTGTTCTATGGCGGCGCGCTGGTTCTCGCCGTCGCGCTGTCCCAGCTCGTGCGCAAGCGCGAGCCGCAGGAGTTCAGCTGA
- a CDS encoding sugar ABC transporter ATP-binding protein: MTEPLPRRYPGEAPAISIRHLSKRFGSSLVLDDVALDVMPGEVHGLLGQNGSGKSTLIKILAGFHDPEPGAELLMHGENVGLPLPPGAARRLGLAFVHQHLGLVPSLTVLENLLIGDIASKTRWRVDWRREAAKARDTFARFGLTIDPMAKIGDLPQVERALVAIVRAFEDIRTSAKGGQGVLVLDEPTPFLPKVGVDQLFALVRTIVKEGAAVIFVSHDIDEIREITDRATVLRDGHLAGTVVSRNATADRFVELIIGHRVSLHKTATKSLAGRPAAVSAEGVTGAIVRDVSLTVRRGEILGLTGLIGSGFDEIPYLLYGARPGKAGTLVIDGRRLAVSRMSPPAALAARLALLPSDRLGAAGVGSLSIADNMLLPALADFMRWFGLDGAAIGRRAFELGSAYDVRPNRPELTLVSLSGGNAQKALMAKWLQTSPRLLMLDEPTQGVDVGARQQLFAALEHATTQGTSILVASTDYEQLAQICDRVLVFARGRVIQTLEGAAISKDAIAEQCLRSVGAADADSISEATAA, translated from the coding sequence ATGACGGAGCCGCTGCCGCGCCGCTATCCGGGCGAGGCCCCGGCGATCTCGATCCGGCACCTGTCGAAGCGCTTCGGCTCCTCGCTCGTGCTCGACGACGTGGCGCTCGACGTCATGCCGGGGGAGGTCCACGGCCTCCTCGGGCAGAACGGTTCGGGCAAGTCGACGCTGATCAAGATCCTCGCCGGCTTCCACGATCCCGAGCCCGGCGCCGAGCTGCTGATGCATGGCGAGAATGTCGGCCTGCCGCTGCCGCCGGGCGCGGCGCGGCGTCTCGGGCTCGCCTTCGTCCACCAGCATCTCGGCCTCGTCCCGTCGCTGACGGTGCTCGAAAACCTGCTGATCGGCGACATCGCCTCGAAGACGCGCTGGCGGGTCGACTGGCGCCGGGAGGCGGCGAAGGCGCGCGACACCTTCGCCCGCTTCGGCCTGACGATCGATCCGATGGCCAAGATTGGTGACTTGCCGCAGGTCGAGCGGGCGCTGGTGGCGATCGTCCGCGCCTTCGAGGATATCCGCACCTCCGCCAAGGGCGGCCAGGGCGTGCTGGTGCTCGACGAGCCGACACCCTTCCTGCCCAAGGTGGGTGTCGACCAGCTGTTCGCCCTCGTCCGCACCATCGTGAAGGAGGGCGCGGCGGTCATCTTCGTGTCGCACGACATCGACGAGATCCGGGAGATCACCGACAGGGCCACGGTGCTGCGCGACGGCCATCTCGCCGGCACGGTCGTCTCCAGGAACGCGACGGCCGACCGCTTCGTCGAGCTGATCATCGGCCACCGGGTGAGCCTCCACAAGACCGCGACCAAGTCGCTCGCCGGCAGGCCCGCGGCGGTATCGGCCGAAGGGGTGACCGGCGCCATCGTCCGGGATGTCTCGCTCACCGTCCGCCGCGGCGAGATCCTGGGCCTCACGGGCCTGATCGGCTCGGGCTTCGACGAGATACCCTATCTCCTCTACGGCGCGAGGCCGGGGAAGGCCGGCACGCTGGTGATCGACGGCCGGAGGCTGGCCGTCAGCCGGATGTCGCCGCCGGCCGCGCTCGCCGCCCGCCTCGCTTTGCTGCCGTCCGACCGGCTCGGCGCCGCCGGCGTCGGCAGTCTCTCCATCGCCGACAACATGCTGCTGCCCGCCCTTGCCGATTTCATGCGCTGGTTCGGGCTGGACGGGGCGGCGATCGGGCGCCGCGCCTTCGAGCTCGGCAGCGCCTATGACGTGCGTCCGAACCGGCCGGAGCTCACTCTCGTCTCCCTCAGCGGCGGCAACGCCCAGAAGGCCCTGATGGCGAAATGGCTCCAGACCTCGCCGCGCCTGCTGATGCTCGACGAGCCGACGCAGGGCGTCGACGTCGGGGCGCGCCAGCAGCTCTTCGCCGCCCTCGAGCACGCGACCACCCAGGGGACCTCGATCCTCGTCGCCAGCACAGACTACGAGCAGCTCGCCCAGATCTGCGACCGCGTCCTGGTCTTCGCCCGGGGACGCGTCATCCAGACGCTGGAAGGCGCGGCCATCAGCAAGGATGCCATCGCCGAGCAATGCCTGCGCAGCGTGGGCGCGGCCGATGCGGATTCCATATCGGAGGCTACAGCAGCATGA
- a CDS encoding sugar ABC transporter substrate-binding protein, translating into MSRKSTLVSVVLSSCFFSVLAYGPASAAGPDLDHAKSVVEAHSRIPDFVPPGPPFKARECMAGKKLLSIPTSSAIPFVDGIESSMTAVAKDVGFTFQQWKNQGRPTQWVQGMDFGANNKFDGIDLMGGIIPSSLAPQVAAANKAGVKVFASHYSDTSQPADPGVAVTLKLPFHEVGEIIGNWITLKTGGKANVLIIGSDDVIPSRPYSAKLAETLDTVCGAGCKHRYVNVTLADWSSKIQTTVQSALIADPTINYVVPLYDSMAQFVLPALTITGHKKDVKIATFNGTPFIVDMVRKGDVEMDVGESLGWIARSTLDGEMRNLCGLPSGDTLNVPLYIFSSDNAKDAGVPATFDKGYGDKHIGGFAKLWGLE; encoded by the coding sequence ATGTCGCGCAAGTCCACCTTGGTGTCCGTCGTCCTCTCAAGCTGCTTTTTCTCTGTGCTCGCTTATGGGCCGGCCTCCGCCGCCGGCCCGGATCTCGACCATGCCAAGTCGGTCGTCGAGGCGCATTCGCGCATTCCGGACTTCGTGCCGCCCGGCCCGCCGTTCAAGGCCAGGGAATGCATGGCGGGCAAGAAGCTCCTCTCCATTCCCACCTCGAGCGCCATCCCCTTCGTCGACGGCATCGAAAGCTCGATGACGGCGGTGGCCAAGGATGTCGGCTTCACCTTCCAGCAGTGGAAGAACCAGGGACGCCCGACCCAATGGGTCCAGGGCATGGATTTCGGCGCCAACAACAAGTTCGACGGCATCGACCTGATGGGCGGCATCATCCCGTCCTCGCTGGCGCCGCAGGTGGCGGCGGCCAACAAGGCCGGGGTGAAGGTGTTCGCGTCCCATTATTCCGACACCAGCCAGCCGGCGGATCCCGGGGTCGCCGTCACGCTGAAGCTGCCGTTCCACGAGGTCGGCGAAATCATCGGCAACTGGATCACCCTCAAGACCGGCGGCAAGGCCAATGTGCTGATCATCGGCTCGGACGACGTCATCCCGAGCCGGCCCTATTCGGCCAAGCTCGCCGAGACGCTCGATACGGTCTGCGGCGCCGGCTGCAAGCATCGCTACGTCAATGTGACGCTGGCCGACTGGTCGAGCAAGATCCAGACGACGGTGCAGTCGGCGCTGATCGCCGATCCCACGATCAATTACGTCGTGCCGCTCTATGACAGCATGGCCCAGTTCGTCCTGCCCGCCCTCACCATCACCGGCCACAAGAAGGACGTGAAGATCGCCACCTTCAACGGCACCCCCTTCATCGTCGACATGGTGCGCAAGGGCGACGTCGAGATGGATGTCGGCGAGAGCCTGGGCTGGATCGCCCGCTCAACCCTGGACGGGGAGATGCGCAACCTCTGCGGCCTGCCGTCCGGCGATACGCTGAACGTTCCCCTCTACATCTTCAGCAGCGACAACGCCAAGGATGCCGGCGTGCCCGCCACCTTCGACAAGGGCTATGGCGACAAGCATATCGGTGGCTTCGCCAAGCTCTGGGGGCTCGAATGA
- a CDS encoding GntR family transcriptional regulator — protein sequence MIDLAAGTERASEASLPDARTRPGTPLYLLVAKALQEDIRSGKYAVGSLLPTELALAEQHGVSRQTIRQAIGQLRQQGLLSARKGIGTRVEARQTQKRFSYSVMSATDLVEIAEGTELLVQSSEIVAAKGRLATELGCRANHRWLHLGCQRRIDGEPQPLSWIDVYIDWRFASSLKLPKVVRQALFVLVEKQSGEALTEIHQEIRATIVDGRMAAELSAVEGEPALEITRRYFGTGRRLLMMSINILPSDRFFYSVSLKRD from the coding sequence ATGATCGATCTGGCTGCGGGAACGGAGCGGGCCTCCGAAGCGTCCCTGCCCGACGCCCGGACCCGCCCGGGAACGCCGCTCTATCTGCTGGTCGCCAAGGCCCTCCAGGAGGATATCCGCAGCGGCAAATATGCGGTCGGCTCGCTCCTGCCCACCGAGCTGGCGCTGGCCGAGCAACATGGCGTCAGCCGCCAGACCATACGCCAGGCCATCGGCCAGCTCCGACAGCAGGGCCTGCTGAGCGCGCGCAAAGGTATCGGCACGCGCGTCGAGGCGCGGCAGACCCAGAAGCGCTTCAGCTATTCGGTGATGTCGGCCACCGATCTCGTCGAGATCGCCGAGGGCACGGAATTGCTGGTCCAGAGTTCCGAAATCGTGGCGGCGAAGGGCCGGCTCGCCACCGAGCTCGGCTGCCGCGCCAATCACCGCTGGCTCCATCTCGGCTGCCAGCGGCGCATCGACGGCGAGCCGCAGCCACTGTCCTGGATCGACGTCTATATCGACTGGCGCTTCGCCTCCTCCCTCAAATTGCCGAAGGTCGTCCGCCAGGCGCTCTTCGTGCTGGTCGAAAAGCAGTCGGGCGAGGCGCTGACGGAAATCCACCAGGAAATCCGCGCCACGATCGTGGACGGCAGGATGGCTGCCGAACTCTCCGCTGTGGAGGGGGAGCCGGCGCTCGAGATCACCCGCCGCTATTTCGGCACGGGACGGCGGCTGTTGATGATGTCCATCAATATCCTGCCGTCCGACCGCTTCTTCTATTCGGTGTCGCTGAAGCGCGATTAG
- a CDS encoding MFS transporter has translation MHEFDSDGAGTLASPAAPLFPAAGREPGAPSRRHPGLGRTLAICTASQMLATASVLSLAGIAPLVASSLSIEPSWIGYQVSLIYFAGIFASAVAGSLVKRWGAARLNAVALVCAGGGMAGLASGLLWLMLASSLLLGIGYAFNNPCSSHMLNRVTPARLRNAIFSVKQAGVPAGGMLAAVSLPHLASALGWQGAVLAGALPSLALALLFFVLREWWDDDRKPATAVDLKTVWRGQSIVWRHRGLVVLSLLGLFYSAIQLCVSAFVVTMLVEELGWTPVSAAGMAAAVQLCGAGGRILWGIVADLLDAGFLVLSFLGAATASCCVALALGPSMPVGAEIAFLCVTGLCSVGWNGVMLAETARLSPSSAAGGSGTLTGDVLVYTFAGVVLGPSTFALVYSWLGSYVHAFALLGIPALLGTGLAGWAHRHRHGLVQAQRE, from the coding sequence ATGCACGAGTTCGACAGCGACGGGGCCGGTACGCTCGCGTCCCCGGCCGCCCCCCTCTTTCCGGCCGCCGGGCGGGAGCCGGGCGCGCCGTCACGCCGCCATCCGGGCCTCGGCCGCACCCTCGCCATCTGCACCGCATCGCAGATGCTGGCGACGGCATCGGTCCTCAGCCTCGCCGGCATCGCGCCGCTGGTCGCCTCCAGCCTGTCCATCGAGCCTTCCTGGATCGGCTATCAGGTCAGCCTGATCTATTTCGCCGGCATCTTCGCGTCCGCGGTCGCCGGCAGCCTCGTCAAGCGCTGGGGAGCGGCGCGCCTCAACGCCGTCGCCCTTGTCTGCGCCGGAGGCGGCATGGCGGGCCTCGCCAGCGGCCTGCTGTGGCTGATGCTGGCTTCTTCGCTGCTGCTGGGCATCGGCTATGCCTTCAACAACCCCTGCTCTTCGCACATGCTGAACCGGGTGACACCGGCGCGGCTGAGAAACGCGATCTTCTCGGTCAAGCAGGCGGGCGTACCGGCCGGCGGCATGCTCGCCGCCGTCAGCCTTCCTCACCTCGCCTCGGCACTGGGCTGGCAGGGGGCGGTCCTGGCCGGGGCTCTGCCGAGCCTGGCGCTGGCCCTGCTGTTTTTCGTTCTGCGCGAATGGTGGGACGACGACCGCAAGCCGGCCACGGCCGTGGACCTCAAGACCGTCTGGCGGGGCCAGTCGATCGTCTGGCGGCACCGGGGGCTTGTCGTGCTGTCGCTGCTCGGCCTGTTCTATTCGGCCATCCAGCTCTGCGTCTCGGCTTTCGTGGTGACTATGCTGGTCGAGGAACTGGGCTGGACGCCGGTCTCGGCGGCCGGCATGGCCGCCGCGGTGCAGCTGTGCGGCGCCGGCGGGCGTATTCTATGGGGCATCGTCGCCGACCTCCTCGACGCCGGCTTTCTGGTGCTGTCCTTCCTCGGCGCGGCGACGGCGTCGTGCTGCGTGGCGCTCGCCCTCGGTCCGTCGATGCCCGTCGGCGCCGAGATCGCCTTCCTCTGCGTGACCGGACTGTGCTCGGTCGGCTGGAACGGCGTCATGCTCGCCGAGACGGCGCGGCTGAGCCCGTCCAGCGCCGCGGGCGGTTCCGGCACGCTCACCGGCGACGTGCTCGTCTACACCTTCGCCGGCGTCGTGCTCGGGCCCTCGACGTTCGCCCTCGTCTATTCCTGGCTGGGCTCCTATGTCCATGCCTTCGCCCTCCTCGGCATCCCGGCCTTGCTGGGAACGGGCCTGGCGGGCTGGGCCCACCGGCACCGGCACGGCCTCGTTCAGGCCCAGCGCGAATGA
- a CDS encoding isopenicillin N synthase family dioxygenase, translated as MVATSKDSGEKKAVETPDDRLPIVDLRNFAFDEAGAESIAREVDRIFSETGFCYLSNTGVPDELMVEIFEASKAFHAQPQADKEALAINAYHRGYMAPKTSLIVTSSVANVTKPNNSESLLIMHEVPEDDPRFGQDLQGPNQWPAKLPEFRETVTRYIDALETLARRFTQIIARALGLDPHALDHHFNRPTTFLRLLHYPPQPDAADDEFGSAPHTDYGFITILLQDNVGGLEVRRRGGGWIRAVPVPGTFVINVGDILSRWTNGRWQSTPHRVQNKNVVDRYSAPYFFDPDMAETITCLPACVPAGEAPRFEPVLYGDYLMERIDKNYQYRKSVSGGA; from the coding sequence ATGGTAGCGACGAGCAAGGATTCAGGGGAGAAGAAAGCCGTGGAGACGCCGGATGACCGGCTTCCGATCGTGGATCTCCGGAATTTCGCCTTCGACGAAGCCGGGGCCGAGAGCATCGCCCGCGAGGTGGATCGCATCTTTTCGGAGACGGGCTTCTGCTATCTGTCGAATACCGGCGTGCCGGACGAACTGATGGTGGAGATCTTCGAGGCCTCCAAGGCCTTCCATGCCCAGCCGCAGGCGGACAAGGAGGCGCTGGCGATCAATGCCTATCATCGCGGCTATATGGCGCCAAAGACGTCACTGATCGTCACCTCGTCGGTGGCGAACGTCACCAAGCCGAACAACAGCGAATCGCTGCTGATCATGCACGAGGTGCCGGAGGACGATCCGCGCTTCGGGCAGGACCTGCAGGGCCCCAACCAGTGGCCGGCGAAGCTGCCCGAGTTCCGCGAGACCGTCACCCGCTATATCGACGCGCTCGAGACGCTGGCGCGCCGGTTCACGCAGATCATCGCCCGGGCCCTCGGGCTGGATCCGCATGCGCTCGACCACCATTTCAACCGTCCCACGACATTCCTGCGCCTGCTCCATTATCCGCCGCAGCCGGACGCCGCCGACGACGAATTCGGCTCGGCGCCGCATACCGACTATGGCTTCATCACCATCCTGCTGCAGGACAATGTCGGCGGCCTCGAAGTGCGCCGCCGCGGCGGCGGCTGGATCCGCGCCGTGCCCGTTCCCGGAACCTTCGTCATCAATGTCGGCGACATCCTGTCCCGCTGGACGAACGGACGCTGGCAGTCGACGCCGCACCGCGTGCAGAACAAGAATGTCGTCGACCGCTATTCGGCGCCGTATTTCTTCGACCCGGACATGGCGGAGACGATCACCTGCCTCCCGGCCTGCGTGCCTGCCGGCGAAGCCCCGCGCTTCGAGCCTGTGCTCTACGGCGACTATCTGATGGAGCGCATCGACAAGAATTATCAATATCGCAAATCGGTTTCGGGCGGCGCCTGA